The following coding sequences lie in one Heyndrickxia oleronia genomic window:
- the spoIID gene encoding stage II sporulation protein D has translation MKQYKLIILITVLVLVVSFTIPTLLVLPYSSGKASGKLDDNVKKPKSNIVTPSIEVSVYRDQSQKVETLPLEEYVVGVVASEMNADFEEEALKAQALAARTFIIRHLLLGGNSDLPEGANITDTISDQVFKNKTELKKQWGDEYNWRLKKITDAVKATSGEILTYNGTPIDAVFFSTSNGFTENSEEYWSSAIPYLKSVESPWDKNSPKFQSQKTISVTDFESQLGVKLNGTDIGAITSLTKGKRVSTVMIGGKQFTGREVRSKLNLRSSDFQWIRKGDNIIITTKGYGHGVGMSQYGANGMAEKGKNYKEIVKHYYQGVQIDSTKPFLEKVTAKK, from the coding sequence ATGAAGCAATATAAACTCATTATACTTATTACAGTCCTAGTTCTAGTCGTATCCTTCACCATTCCAACCCTACTTGTACTTCCCTACTCTTCCGGAAAAGCAAGTGGAAAGCTTGATGACAATGTAAAAAAACCAAAATCAAATATTGTTACACCATCCATAGAGGTGTCAGTATATCGCGATCAAAGTCAAAAAGTTGAAACATTGCCTCTTGAAGAATATGTTGTAGGCGTTGTAGCCTCGGAGATGAATGCTGACTTTGAAGAAGAAGCGTTAAAGGCTCAAGCTTTAGCTGCAAGGACGTTTATTATTAGGCATCTGTTACTAGGTGGGAATAGTGACCTTCCTGAAGGGGCTAATATTACAGACACGATCAGTGATCAAGTCTTCAAAAATAAAACTGAGTTAAAAAAACAATGGGGAGATGAATATAATTGGCGATTAAAAAAGATTACAGATGCAGTAAAAGCAACATCTGGTGAAATATTAACATATAACGGAACGCCAATTGATGCCGTATTTTTCTCTACAAGTAATGGATTTACTGAAAACTCTGAGGAGTATTGGTCTAGTGCTATCCCTTATTTAAAAAGTGTAGAAAGCCCTTGGGATAAAAATTCACCAAAATTTCAAAGCCAAAAAACAATTAGTGTCACTGATTTTGAAAGTCAGTTGGGTGTCAAACTTAATGGAACAGATATTGGGGCTATTACATCATTAACAAAAGGGAAACGAGTCAGCACGGTTATGATAGGGGGAAAGCAGTTTACTGGAAGAGAAGTTCGTAGTAAGTTAAATTTGCGATCATCTGATTTTCAATGGATTAGAAAAGGGGATAATATAATTATAACAACGAAGGGTTACGGACATGGAGTGGGAATGAGCCAATATGGAGCAAATGGAATGGCTGAAAAGGGGAAGAACTATAAAGAAATTGTAAAGCATTACTACCAAGGTGTTCAAATTGATTCTACTAAACCGTTTCTAGAAAAAGTAACAGCGAAAAAATAA
- the murA gene encoding UDP-N-acetylglucosamine 1-carboxyvinyltransferase has protein sequence MEKIIVRGGKRLNGTVQVEGAKNAVLPVIAASLLASEGISVIRDVPSLSDVYTISEVLRYLNAEVTFQENKITVDASRELLIEAPFEYVRKMRASVLVMGPLLARTGRARVALPGGCAIGSRPIDLHLKGFEAMGAKVKVGNGFIEAESEGRLRGAKIYLDFPSVGATQNIMMAATLANGVTTLENCAKEPEIVDLANYLNKMGAVVKGAGTGTIRIEGVERLYAADHTIIPDRIEAGTFMIAAAITGGNVLVKGAVPEHLTSLIAKLEEMGVVIIEEDQGLRVIGPEKLKAVDIKTMPHPGFPTDMQSQMMSLLVVAEGTGMITETVFENRFMHVEEFRRMNSDIKIEGRSVIINGPCQLQGAEVSATDLRAAAALIIAGLRAEGYTRVTELKHLDRGYLNFHNKLAALGADIERVNDEVEISNDSKQFLSEQI, from the coding sequence TTGGAAAAAATCATCGTCCGCGGCGGAAAAAGGCTTAACGGTACGGTTCAAGTTGAAGGTGCAAAAAATGCTGTACTGCCTGTTATCGCTGCATCATTGTTAGCTAGTGAAGGAATAAGTGTTATTCGTGATGTACCATCACTCTCCGATGTATATACAATTAGTGAAGTGTTACGCTATTTGAATGCCGAAGTAACGTTTCAAGAAAATAAAATTACTGTAGATGCATCAAGAGAGTTATTAATTGAGGCTCCATTTGAGTATGTACGTAAAATGCGTGCTTCTGTACTTGTTATGGGACCATTATTAGCAAGAACAGGAAGAGCTCGTGTAGCATTACCTGGTGGTTGTGCAATAGGATCAAGACCGATTGATTTACATCTTAAAGGTTTTGAGGCTATGGGTGCTAAAGTTAAGGTAGGAAATGGTTTTATAGAGGCTGAATCAGAAGGGCGTTTACGTGGGGCAAAGATTTATTTAGATTTCCCAAGTGTTGGTGCTACGCAAAATATTATGATGGCTGCAACTTTAGCTAATGGAGTAACTACTCTTGAAAACTGTGCAAAGGAACCAGAAATCGTAGATTTAGCAAATTATCTAAATAAAATGGGTGCGGTCGTCAAGGGAGCAGGAACTGGTACCATTCGTATTGAAGGTGTAGAACGACTATATGCTGCTGATCACACGATTATCCCTGATCGAATCGAAGCAGGTACGTTTATGATCGCTGCTGCTATTACAGGAGGGAATGTACTTGTAAAAGGAGCAGTTCCTGAGCACTTAACATCATTGATTGCTAAGCTTGAGGAAATGGGTGTAGTGATCATTGAAGAAGATCAAGGCTTACGAGTTATTGGTCCAGAGAAGCTCAAAGCAGTAGATATTAAAACAATGCCACATCCAGGATTTCCAACGGATATGCAATCACAGATGATGTCTTTACTAGTCGTTGCAGAGGGTACTGGAATGATAACGGAAACGGTATTTGAAAACAGATTTATGCATGTTGAAGAGTTTCGTCGGATGAATTCTGATATTAAAATAGAAGGACGTTCTGTAATAATCAATGGTCCGTGTCAGCTTCAAGGTGCAGAAGTGTCAGCTACTGATTTACGCGCTGCTGCAGCTCTAATTATTGCTGGCCTAAGGGCAGAAGGTTATACAAGAGTGACAGAACTTAAACATTTAGATCGAGGTTATTTAAATTTCCATAATAAATTAGCTGCACTAGGAGCAGATATTGAACGTGTTAATGATGAAGTAGAAATTTCAAATGACTCGAAACAATTTCTTTCAGAACAGATTTAA
- a CDS encoding YwmB family TATA-box binding protein, which produces MKKNMTYFLVIGIIICFVFVIIGNKMVSATVTTDLEKLAEAIKNEKGKITGWSLYTRETIDISSNEEWLAQVQRVKKQYPAYDWKLSTENDELKAIGFSKKRDYVETIKILSTPTKNQPQSYLIYEVKGTVWNNQIGIKINKRISEKMEVLFKQKPVVFSCIKGEFSDKIDKVLSSKLSNLMTSLKAKEEEALMEKDFYSISAYSSKLEQSIPTRNHSMNMQIGLRKKGLGANTSIVIGTPIITIEY; this is translated from the coding sequence ATGAAAAAAAATATGACTTACTTTCTAGTTATTGGAATTATTATTTGTTTTGTATTTGTCATTATTGGGAATAAGATGGTATCTGCTACAGTTACTACCGATTTAGAAAAATTGGCTGAAGCGATCAAAAATGAAAAAGGGAAGATAACTGGATGGTCTCTATATACAAGAGAAACCATTGATATTTCCTCTAATGAGGAGTGGTTAGCTCAGGTTCAAAGAGTAAAAAAACAATATCCCGCTTATGATTGGAAGTTAAGTACTGAAAATGATGAATTAAAAGCAATTGGTTTTTCAAAAAAAAGGGATTATGTCGAAACAATAAAAATATTGTCGACCCCAACAAAAAATCAACCGCAATCGTATTTAATATATGAGGTTAAAGGAACTGTTTGGAATAATCAAATTGGGATAAAAATCAATAAAAGAATCAGTGAAAAAATGGAAGTTTTATTTAAACAGAAACCTGTAGTTTTCTCTTGTATTAAAGGCGAATTCAGTGATAAAATTGATAAGGTTTTATCCTCAAAATTATCTAATTTAATGACAAGCTTAAAAGCTAAAGAAGAAGAAGCATTGATGGAAAAAGATTTTTATTCTATTTCTGCCTATTCATCAAAATTAGAGCAATCAATTCCTACTAGGAATCATTCGATGAATATGCAAATTGGCTTAAGAAAAAAAGGATTGGGCGCCAATACGAGCATTGTAATTGGCACACCTATCATAACGATTGAATATTAA
- a CDS encoding DUF1146 family protein — MDVSFGQQALTNIISHLFFICLTFWALGALNFEKLLKPNRVLQARLLYIFITIAIGSSISNFFLDYLLWSRQLPLILDFVINL; from the coding sequence ATGGATGTAAGCTTTGGTCAACAAGCATTAACTAATATTATTTCACATTTGTTTTTTATATGCCTTACATTTTGGGCATTAGGCGCATTAAATTTTGAAAAGCTATTAAAGCCTAATCGTGTATTGCAGGCTAGACTCTTATACATTTTCATCACCATTGCAATAGGTTCTTCAATTAGTAATTTCTTTTTAGACTATCTACTTTGGTCCAGGCAGCTTCCTCTTATTCTTGATTTCGTCATTAATTTGTAA
- a CDS encoding F0F1 ATP synthase subunit epsilon, with amino-acid sequence MKTLKVSIVTPDGPVYDSNVEMVSTKAQSGELGILPGHIPMVAPLQIGAVRLKNGNNTELVAVSGGFLEVRPEQVTILAQSAEKEESIDIERAKEAKSRAESRIQSNQADIDQVRAELALRRAVNRINVYEHRF; translated from the coding sequence ATGAAGACATTAAAAGTCAGTATTGTCACTCCAGACGGCCCAGTGTATGATTCTAATGTTGAAATGGTAAGTACAAAAGCCCAAAGTGGTGAATTGGGTATTTTGCCGGGACATATTCCAATGGTTGCACCACTTCAAATCGGTGCTGTACGACTAAAAAACGGCAATAACACTGAGCTAGTAGCAGTAAGCGGTGGGTTTCTTGAAGTACGTCCAGAGCAAGTAACCATTTTAGCTCAATCAGCTGAAAAGGAAGAAAGCATTGATATTGAACGTGCGAAAGAAGCTAAGTCACGTGCAGAAAGTCGCATTCAATCAAACCAAGCAGATATTGATCAAGTGCGTGCAGAATTAGCATTAAGACGTGCAGTCAACCGGATTAATGTTTACGAACATCGCTTCTAA